In Vibrio diazotrophicus, the following proteins share a genomic window:
- a CDS encoding transporter substrate-binding domain-containing protein, giving the protein MKLKPFKRQVRGVFASSVALFTLLSPVNANAAESALNGILSSGELKFCFESGYIPFEMTDKNGNYVGFDIDLAKQMARAINVKFVPVNTAWDGIIPALKTGKCDFIGGMTITPERNLSVNFADPYIEVGQTILISPKLADKVHSFRDLNNGQYTVATQMGTTGAEAAKKYLYNAKIDLYETSADAALQIANGQADAFVYDFPYNAMYEAQHKDTVIHLDESFTFEPLGWAIRQGDPDFLNFLNNYLRQIKGDGTYQRIHDKWFKSDKWVNNVQ; this is encoded by the coding sequence ATGAAGTTAAAACCTTTTAAACGACAAGTTCGAGGTGTATTCGCCTCTTCAGTTGCGCTTTTCACTCTTTTGTCCCCAGTAAATGCAAACGCTGCTGAATCAGCACTGAATGGAATTTTAAGTTCCGGTGAGCTTAAGTTCTGTTTTGAGTCGGGTTATATCCCGTTCGAAATGACGGATAAAAATGGAAATTATGTTGGATTTGATATCGATTTAGCCAAACAGATGGCACGTGCTATCAACGTTAAATTTGTTCCAGTAAATACGGCTTGGGATGGCATTATTCCAGCTCTAAAAACAGGAAAATGCGATTTTATCGGCGGTATGACGATCACGCCGGAGCGTAATTTAAGTGTCAACTTCGCTGATCCATACATTGAAGTTGGCCAGACGATACTAATTTCACCTAAGCTGGCAGACAAAGTTCACTCGTTCCGTGACCTAAATAATGGGCAATACACAGTCGCAACCCAAATGGGAACCACAGGAGCGGAAGCGGCTAAAAAGTACTTATACAACGCAAAAATCGACCTTTACGAAACCTCTGCTGATGCGGCACTGCAAATTGCAAATGGACAGGCTGATGCTTTTGTTTATGACTTTCCATACAACGCTATGTATGAAGCACAACACAAAGATACAGTGATTCACCTAGATGAAAGTTTCACCTTTGAACCTCTAGGCTGGGCGATACGTCAGGGAGACCCGGATTTTCTAAACTTCCTGAACAATTATCTGCGTCAAATTAAAGGTGATGGAACATACCAGCGTATCCATGACAAATGGTTCAAATCAGATAAATGGGTCAACAACGTCCAGTAA
- a CDS encoding DUF6653 family protein — translation MDVIKRLEKMMTMDESSWHRHSNPWSVYSRFSVLPIISLAFWSREWIGGYSVIAILLSFLWVWVNPRLFGAPEKTNNWASMATFGERIYLKRKVEPIPQHHIKPILILQSLTSLGIPVFIYGLWRLDLSFVLAGNLWIMVFKAWFVDRMVWLYLDMKETNPEYSSWLK, via the coding sequence GTGGATGTAATCAAAAGATTAGAGAAGATGATGACAATGGATGAATCGAGTTGGCATCGACATTCAAATCCATGGAGTGTTTATAGCCGGTTTTCGGTTTTGCCTATCATCTCTCTCGCATTTTGGTCACGGGAATGGATAGGGGGTTATTCAGTAATTGCGATTCTACTTTCTTTCTTATGGGTGTGGGTTAACCCAAGACTATTTGGCGCTCCAGAGAAAACGAATAACTGGGCTTCAATGGCTACGTTTGGCGAGCGTATCTATTTGAAAAGAAAGGTTGAGCCGATACCTCAGCACCATATCAAACCAATTTTAATCCTGCAGTCGTTAACGTCTTTAGGGATACCTGTATTTATCTACGGCTTGTGGCGTTTAGATCTAAGCTTTGTGTTAGCAGGAAACCTTTGGATAATGGTCTTCAAAGCTTGGTTTGTTGACCGTATGGTTTGGTTATACCTTGATATGAAAGAGACCAATCCTGAATACTCTAGCTGGCTTAAATAA
- a CDS encoding ABC-F family ATP-binding cassette domain-containing protein, whose amino-acid sequence MPVLQANNVSFQFDNGEVLFQQVSCSMTKQRVGLVGRNGIGKSIFASLLCGEKQPSSGSVSAPKSYAVYHQQPSHLLSGDLTIAQFLAKDDILEALKRIQSGDCSEHWFDIIGEQWNISERLSQQLKDLGLPPEPEFPCAQLSGGQFARLQLWQLLESDAELLIFDEPSNHLDSYAKQWLIDSMRVFDGAILLISHDRELLREMEEIWELSGLGLQVFGGNYDNYSEQKRIELQAVERQLASIDKQKKKLEEQAQRNREKAEQRAAQGNRLRKEASQPKILLDGKKDKATASAANRNKNEQQRQTYLQEKEQTLKARQELMKEQKLYLADSQTRLRKVVSVLEGVLPFGCSQPITLQIYADNKIHLTGRNGCGKSTFLKTLLGQFSLSQGELQLNTPLYYLDQHFGTIQPDLSMLENLTEHCHGMKEHDARTLLAGIGFRRDSVFRLGNTLSGGEKMKLAMLIVSHQQEQPLLLLDEPDNHLDLDSKIMLAKALSNYRGGFILVSHDYDFAIESGVNRQVSL is encoded by the coding sequence ATGCCAGTTTTACAAGCAAACAATGTAAGCTTTCAATTTGATAACGGAGAGGTGTTGTTTCAGCAAGTCTCATGCTCCATGACTAAGCAGCGTGTTGGGTTGGTCGGACGCAATGGTATTGGAAAATCGATATTCGCATCGCTGTTGTGCGGAGAGAAACAGCCCTCTAGTGGCAGCGTATCAGCACCTAAATCATACGCGGTTTATCATCAGCAACCCTCACATCTATTGTCGGGTGACTTAACGATTGCGCAGTTTTTAGCTAAAGACGACATACTGGAAGCTCTTAAGCGGATTCAATCTGGGGATTGCTCTGAGCACTGGTTCGACATTATCGGTGAACAGTGGAACATCTCAGAGCGCCTCAGTCAGCAACTCAAGGATTTGGGTTTACCACCAGAGCCAGAATTTCCTTGTGCGCAACTCAGTGGCGGGCAGTTCGCCCGATTACAACTTTGGCAACTGTTGGAAAGTGACGCTGAGTTGTTAATTTTTGATGAACCATCCAACCACCTTGATAGCTATGCAAAGCAGTGGTTAATTGACTCAATGCGCGTTTTCGACGGCGCTATTTTACTTATCAGCCATGACCGCGAGTTACTCCGGGAAATGGAAGAAATTTGGGAGCTGTCAGGGTTAGGTTTGCAGGTGTTCGGTGGCAATTACGATAATTACTCTGAACAGAAGCGAATCGAGCTGCAAGCTGTAGAGAGACAACTCGCGAGTATTGATAAGCAGAAAAAGAAACTAGAAGAACAAGCACAGCGAAATCGGGAAAAGGCGGAACAAAGAGCAGCACAAGGCAACAGGCTACGGAAGGAGGCCAGTCAGCCTAAAATTTTACTTGATGGTAAGAAAGACAAAGCAACGGCGAGCGCAGCAAATCGCAATAAAAATGAGCAGCAGCGTCAAACTTATCTGCAAGAGAAAGAACAGACGTTAAAAGCCAGACAGGAGCTAATGAAAGAGCAAAAGCTTTATCTGGCTGACAGCCAAACCCGTTTGCGAAAGGTAGTGTCAGTGCTTGAAGGTGTATTGCCTTTTGGTTGCTCTCAGCCCATCACGCTGCAAATCTACGCTGATAACAAAATCCACCTCACTGGCAGAAATGGTTGTGGTAAATCTACCTTTTTGAAAACGCTATTAGGTCAGTTCTCACTTAGCCAAGGGGAGCTGCAATTAAATACGCCCTTATATTATCTTGATCAGCACTTCGGAACGATTCAGCCTGATCTGTCGATGCTGGAGAACTTGACCGAGCACTGTCACGGTATGAAAGAACATGATGCCCGAACCTTACTCGCCGGGATTGGATTCCGTCGTGACAGTGTATTTCGTTTAGGGAATACGCTTAGTGGTGGTGAAAAGATGAAGTTGGCTATGTTGATTGTTAGCCATCAACAGGAGCAGCCTTTGTTGTTACTTGATGAACCCGACAACCACCTCGATCTCGATTCGAAAATTATGCTAGCCAAGGCTTTATCGAATTACCGAGGAGGTTTTATTCTCGTTAGCCATGATTATGACTTTGCCATTGAGTCCGGTGTGAATCGGCAAGTGAGTTTGTAA
- the mglC gene encoding galactose/methyl galactoside ABC transporter permease MglC codes for MDAVKSFALKHLKEGAIYAVLFILLAVIVIQEPSFLSLRNLSNILTQSSVRVIIALGVAGLIVTQGTDLSAGRQVGLAAVISATLLQSIENVNKVFPSIGDVPIVAVILCVCFIGAIIGLVNGVIVAYLKVTPFIATLGTMIIVYGINSLYYDAVGASPIAGFDERFTVFTQGFIRLGGFRFSYITFYAIIAVIFMWILWNKTVFGKNIFAVGGNPEAAKVSGVNVPMTLLKVYALSGVFYAFGGMLEAGRIGSATNNLGFLYELDAIAACVVGGVSFAGGVGSIAGVVTGVLIFTVINYGMTYIGVSPYWQYIIKGSIIVFAVALDSMKYANKK; via the coding sequence ATGGATGCTGTTAAGTCATTTGCATTAAAGCACTTAAAAGAAGGTGCAATTTACGCGGTTCTGTTTATTTTATTAGCGGTTATCGTTATTCAAGAACCATCATTTTTAAGTTTACGAAATTTAAGTAACATTCTAACTCAGTCTTCCGTGCGCGTAATTATTGCGCTTGGTGTTGCGGGTCTTATCGTTACACAAGGTACCGACTTATCTGCTGGTCGCCAGGTGGGTTTAGCAGCGGTTATATCAGCAACCTTGCTACAGTCGATTGAAAACGTGAACAAAGTGTTCCCAAGTATTGGTGACGTGCCAATCGTAGCGGTTATCCTTTGTGTATGTTTTATCGGCGCAATCATTGGTCTAGTGAACGGTGTGATCGTTGCTTACTTGAAAGTAACACCTTTCATCGCAACACTGGGTACTATGATCATCGTTTATGGTATTAACTCTCTTTACTACGACGCAGTAGGTGCATCACCAATCGCGGGCTTTGACGAACGCTTTACAGTGTTCACCCAAGGCTTTATTCGGTTAGGTGGATTCCGATTCTCGTACATAACCTTCTATGCCATCATCGCTGTAATATTCATGTGGATACTATGGAACAAGACAGTATTTGGTAAAAACATCTTCGCAGTTGGTGGTAACCCAGAAGCTGCAAAAGTATCAGGTGTAAACGTACCAATGACTCTACTAAAAGTGTACGCACTTTCAGGTGTCTTCTATGCCTTCGGTGGTATGTTAGAAGCAGGTCGTATCGGTAGTGCAACCAACAACTTAGGTTTCTTGTACGAACTTGATGCAATCGCAGCCTGTGTGGTCGGTGGTGTGTCATTTGCAGGTGGTGTTGGTAGTATTGCTGGCGTAGTGACGGGTGTTCTCATCTTCACCGTTATCAACTACGGTATGACTTACATCGGTGTTAGCCCTTACTGGCAGTACATCATCAAAGGTTCAATCATCGTATTCGCGGTAGCATTGGACTCAATGAAGTACGCAAACAAGAAGTAA
- the mglA gene encoding galactose/methyl galactoside ABC transporter ATP-binding protein MglA, with protein sequence MVDQTHEFLLEMTGVSKSFPGVKALDKVNLKVRPHSIHALMGENGAGKSTLLKCLFGIYEKDEGDIIFLGKHINFSSSKEALESGVSMVHQELNQVKQCSVMDNIWLGRYPRKGLFVDHDKMYRDTKAIFEELDINIDPRVKVATLSVSQMQMLEIAKAFSYDAKIVIMDEPTSSLTEKEVNHLFTIINKLKDKGCGVVYISHKMEEIFSICDEITILRDGQWVDTRPLKGLDMDKIIAMMVGRELTNRFPEKTNVPKEVILEVNNLTALNQPSIQDVSFELRAGEILGIAGLVGSRRTDIVETIFGIRERSEGHIVLHGREMKNRDAHEAIRNGFALVTEERRSTGIYGNLDITFNSLVANVDEYKTKSGLLSNKKMKSDTQWVIDSMSVKTPTHQTHIGSLSGGNQQKVIIGRWLLTQPEILMLDEPTRGIDVGAKFEIYQLMLELAKKNKGIIMISSEMPELLGTTDRILVMSNGRAAGIVNTKETTQTEILELASRYL encoded by the coding sequence ATGGTAGATCAAACACATGAATTCCTGTTAGAGATGACAGGGGTGAGTAAATCATTTCCAGGTGTAAAGGCATTAGATAAAGTTAATTTAAAAGTTCGACCGCACTCAATTCACGCATTAATGGGTGAAAATGGAGCGGGTAAATCGACGCTATTAAAATGTCTATTTGGAATTTACGAAAAAGATGAAGGCGATATTATTTTCTTAGGAAAACATATTAACTTCTCCTCTTCTAAAGAAGCATTAGAATCTGGCGTGTCCATGGTTCACCAAGAATTAAACCAGGTTAAACAATGTTCAGTGATGGATAATATCTGGCTTGGTCGCTATCCAAGAAAAGGTTTATTTGTTGATCACGATAAAATGTATCGAGATACAAAAGCCATTTTCGAAGAGTTAGATATTAATATTGATCCTAGAGTTAAAGTAGCGACTTTATCTGTGTCTCAAATGCAGATGTTGGAAATTGCGAAAGCATTCTCTTACGACGCAAAAATAGTGATCATGGACGAGCCAACTTCTTCTCTAACAGAAAAAGAAGTTAATCACTTATTTACCATTATCAATAAGCTGAAGGATAAAGGCTGTGGTGTGGTATATATCTCTCACAAAATGGAAGAGATATTCTCTATCTGTGATGAAATTACTATTCTACGTGATGGTCAATGGGTTGATACTCGCCCATTGAAAGGCCTAGATATGGATAAGATCATCGCGATGATGGTAGGCCGAGAACTCACAAACCGTTTCCCTGAGAAGACTAACGTTCCTAAAGAAGTCATCTTAGAAGTTAATAACCTGACAGCGTTGAACCAGCCTTCAATTCAAGACGTCTCGTTTGAACTTAGAGCGGGCGAAATTCTAGGTATAGCAGGTCTTGTTGGTTCACGTCGTACAGATATCGTTGAAACGATTTTTGGTATTCGTGAAAGAAGTGAAGGGCACATTGTTCTTCATGGGCGTGAAATGAAAAACCGTGATGCACATGAAGCAATTCGCAATGGTTTTGCATTGGTAACTGAAGAACGTCGTTCAACAGGTATTTACGGTAACCTCGATATTACTTTTAACTCATTAGTTGCAAACGTTGATGAGTATAAAACGAAATCTGGTTTATTAAGTAATAAAAAGATGAAGAGTGATACTCAGTGGGTAATTGATTCGATGAGTGTTAAAACACCAACGCATCAAACTCATATAGGCTCACTATCAGGTGGTAACCAACAAAAAGTTATTATTGGACGCTGGTTATTAACTCAGCCGGAAATATTAATGTTGGATGAACCAACTCGTGGTATCGACGTGGGTGCGAAATTTGAAATTTACCAACTAATGTTGGAGCTCGCGAAGAAAAATAAAGGAATCATTATGATTTCTTCTGAAATGCCAGAGTTATTAGGTACTACCGATCGAATTTTAGTAATGAGTAACGGCCGCGCAGCGGGCATCGTGAATACTAAAGAAACCACTCAGACTGAAATATTAGAGCTAGCCTCTCGTTACCTCTAG
- the mglB gene encoding galactose/glucose ABC transporter substrate-binding protein MglB translates to MRKLTALAMLTAGMGFATQTLADTTLGFTIYKYDDNFMSVVRQAIEKEAAGDKDVRLLMNDSQNSQSMQNDQVDVMLARGVQALAINLVDPAAAPSIISKAKIDDVPIVFYNKEPSAAALASYDKAYYVGTDSKESGVIQGDLIAQHWKANSSWDKNGDGVLQYVMLKGEPGHPDAEARTTYSVKQINENGIKTEELHMDTGMWDTAMAKDKMDAWLSGPNGSKIEVVIANNDGMAMGAIEALRGAGQKIPVFGVDALAEALALVKSGEMAGTVLNDATSQAKATFELARNLAEGKSATEGTQWEMQDKIVRVPYVGVDKSTLE, encoded by the coding sequence ATGAGAAAGCTAACTGCACTTGCTATGTTAACTGCTGGTATGGGTTTCGCTACGCAAACTCTAGCTGACACCACTTTGGGTTTCACAATCTACAAATACGATGACAACTTCATGTCTGTAGTTCGCCAAGCTATCGAAAAAGAAGCTGCTGGCGACAAAGACGTTCGTCTTCTAATGAACGACTCTCAAAACAGCCAATCAATGCAAAACGACCAAGTTGACGTTATGTTGGCTCGTGGCGTTCAAGCGCTTGCTATCAACCTTGTAGACCCAGCTGCGGCACCTTCTATTATTAGCAAAGCGAAAATTGATGATGTACCAATTGTTTTCTACAACAAAGAACCAAGTGCAGCAGCACTAGCAAGCTACGATAAAGCTTACTATGTAGGTACTGACTCTAAAGAATCTGGCGTTATCCAAGGCGATCTAATTGCACAACACTGGAAAGCAAACTCATCTTGGGACAAAAACGGTGATGGCGTACTTCAATACGTAATGCTAAAAGGTGAACCAGGCCACCCAGATGCAGAAGCTCGTACTACTTACTCTGTTAAGCAAATCAACGAGAACGGTATCAAAACTGAAGAGCTTCACATGGATACTGGTATGTGGGATACCGCAATGGCTAAAGATAAAATGGATGCATGGTTATCTGGCCCTAACGGTAGCAAAATTGAAGTTGTTATCGCTAACAACGACGGCATGGCAATGGGTGCAATCGAAGCACTACGTGGCGCTGGCCAAAAAATCCCAGTATTCGGTGTTGACGCTCTAGCTGAAGCTCTAGCTCTAGTTAAGTCTGGCGAAATGGCTGGTACTGTACTAAACGATGCAACTTCTCAAGCGAAAGCAACATTCGAACTAGCTCGTAACCTAGCTGAAGGTAAATCAGCAACTGAAGGTACTCAGTGGGAAATGCAAGACAAAATTGTTCGCGTTCCTTACGTAGGTGTTGATAAATCAACTCTTGAGTAA
- a CDS encoding NifB/NifX family molybdenum-iron cluster-binding protein produces MKYAIPICNDKLFNHYSKAPQFLLVDDVTKHEQTIDLTPTIKAKTCGKKTQMLSLFTAHNVGAVIIKNIGEAMLSTLFDQGIKVFRLNRGADIHALDFSQLVPVEDLSYAKPSVNKRNKVHTCCKGKQTGSSFKWEPKESRLDAKTLRNLRSIHKIHL; encoded by the coding sequence ATGAAATACGCTATCCCTATCTGTAACGACAAGCTGTTTAATCACTATTCGAAAGCACCTCAGTTCTTGCTTGTAGATGATGTTACAAAGCACGAACAAACCATTGATTTGACGCCTACGATAAAGGCAAAAACCTGTGGTAAGAAGACTCAGATGCTTTCTCTATTCACTGCTCATAATGTTGGCGCTGTGATTATTAAAAACATCGGTGAAGCGATGCTTTCAACTTTATTTGATCAGGGAATAAAAGTATTCCGCCTTAACAGAGGCGCTGATATTCATGCGTTGGATTTTTCTCAGCTAGTACCCGTAGAGGACTTAAGTTATGCAAAACCTTCCGTCAATAAACGCAATAAGGTCCATACTTGTTGTAAGGGTAAGCAAACTGGTTCTTCCTTTAAATGGGAACCTAAAGAAAGCCGCCTTGATGCTAAGACTCTAAGAAATCTGCGCAGCATTCATAAAATTCATCTTTAA
- the nqrM gene encoding (Na+)-NQR maturation NqrM — protein sequence MIYLITFGAFILFVLLMTLGVMAKRKPIQGSCGGLSNVGVDKVCNCETTCEEHKTKLYTIKEPTPKR from the coding sequence ATGATTTACCTAATCACATTCGGTGCGTTTATTCTTTTTGTTTTACTCATGACACTGGGTGTTATGGCAAAACGAAAACCAATACAAGGTAGCTGTGGTGGCCTGTCAAATGTGGGAGTTGATAAGGTGTGCAACTGTGAAACGACATGTGAAGAGCACAAAACTAAGCTTTATACGATTAAAGAGCCAACACCAAAGCGTTAA
- a CDS encoding DMT family transporter produces MLALPPLATLMIAILLEVIATSYLPRTHQFTSPSVTAGVLITYALAFYFLSVTVNTMSLGVAYAIWCGIGIVLVASISWLVYGQKLDIYAIVGISFILMGTVIINVYSTSVNH; encoded by the coding sequence ATGCTTGCTCTGCCACCTCTAGCGACATTAATGATCGCTATTTTGTTAGAAGTCATCGCGACATCCTATCTGCCTAGAACTCATCAGTTTACCTCCCCCTCTGTTACTGCGGGCGTGCTGATTACCTATGCACTCGCCTTCTACTTTTTATCGGTAACGGTTAATACTATGTCTCTAGGCGTCGCTTACGCTATTTGGTGTGGAATAGGGATTGTTCTGGTTGCCAGTATATCTTGGCTTGTCTATGGGCAAAAACTCGATATTTACGCCATCGTTGGTATAAGTTTTATTCTGATGGGAACAGTCATAATTAATGTGTATTCAACATCGGTAAACCATTAA
- a CDS encoding sensor histidine kinase → MNKENQISVQAWVWRSMVKTGIIPLILVELLLVTIYLISNHFISSDNMNYIRSQVNNELYITSSIESDVVRERINSVSRLAEIYRNETQRVLAEEIHPDDVDMSNLAFSDNGVLHSKDDKGGSASFYSAFTENNEKDLDKIFKLAKLDSLMKEIKNSDPFIAAVYFNSWDSYNHIYPWFQTLDQYPADMNIPEYNFYYLAMDKYNPEREVVWTEVYIDPAGQGWMTSAIAPVYNGDKLEGVIGIDITVDTIVKNIQNLIVPWNGYAILANSEGTIMALPPKGEQDFNIKELKQHNYESAVTHEMFKPEDFNLFKRIDTKSLQPQFDGQSQGLTKLVLNNENKLVSWVTIPETNWKLLFVVDENEMYRESMALKEKYQGIGYIMIMGLIGFYILFLAFTWMVSKRMSESIAAPLSQIRNMFNKMSSGNFDVSHEQFNLKELNDTANATIIMGGRLGKLTNELKTAKIEAEEANIAKSQFISNISHEIRTPMNSILALSDMLLASNVNRDQQDSLTRIKKSGEHLLLVINDVLDLSKIESGHLNIEKIPFSIYSIAQDVYELFEAKVTTKGLGFHFDVEEKIPTLIGDPLRIKQVLLNFISNSVKFTAQGDINIHIYVTATLVGKKKVRIEVKDTGIGLTNEEQQKIFESFQQADASTTRKYGGTGLGLTISRSIAQLMDGEIGVDSKTGEGSTFWFEVTLDTSFDINPEQHNNSMRLSNLDYKSKLQESDAEILEEVDLEMLIEKLNCLNQLLNDNNLAAEDYFLQQKAYFDKVVPNCSNQLAAFISSCDYTSALVATDRIEKSLKEKGLLNNDCC, encoded by the coding sequence ATGAATAAAGAAAACCAAATAAGTGTACAAGCCTGGGTATGGCGCTCCATGGTCAAAACCGGAATCATTCCATTGATTCTGGTCGAACTTCTGTTAGTTACCATCTATCTGATCAGTAATCATTTCATTAGTTCAGACAACATGAACTACATTCGCTCACAGGTTAATAATGAACTGTATATCACTTCGTCTATCGAAAGTGATGTAGTGCGAGAACGTATAAATTCAGTTTCTCGACTTGCTGAAATATACAGGAACGAAACTCAACGGGTTCTCGCTGAAGAAATTCATCCCGATGACGTGGATATGTCGAATTTGGCATTCAGTGATAACGGTGTTTTACACAGCAAAGATGACAAAGGTGGTTCGGCCTCCTTTTATTCAGCCTTCACAGAAAATAATGAGAAGGATTTGGATAAAATATTTAAGCTCGCCAAATTAGACTCTTTAATGAAAGAGATTAAAAACAGCGATCCATTTATTGCCGCCGTTTATTTCAATAGTTGGGATTCTTACAATCATATCTACCCTTGGTTCCAAACCTTGGATCAATATCCGGCGGATATGAATATCCCAGAATACAATTTCTATTATTTGGCTATGGATAAATACAATCCAGAAAGAGAAGTGGTTTGGACCGAAGTTTATATCGACCCTGCAGGGCAGGGTTGGATGACTTCAGCGATTGCACCAGTGTATAACGGTGACAAGTTGGAAGGCGTCATTGGTATAGATATTACTGTAGATACCATTGTAAAAAACATACAAAACTTGATTGTTCCTTGGAATGGCTATGCCATTCTTGCAAACAGCGAAGGAACTATCATGGCGCTGCCTCCAAAAGGAGAACAGGACTTTAATATTAAGGAACTGAAACAACATAACTATGAAAGCGCGGTCACGCATGAGATGTTCAAGCCTGAAGACTTTAACCTGTTTAAAAGAATAGATACAAAATCATTGCAGCCTCAATTTGATGGCCAGAGTCAGGGACTGACTAAGCTAGTGCTTAACAATGAAAACAAGCTGGTCTCTTGGGTGACCATTCCGGAAACAAACTGGAAATTGCTGTTCGTTGTTGATGAAAATGAAATGTATCGTGAATCGATGGCGTTGAAAGAAAAATACCAAGGTATCGGTTACATCATGATTATGGGTTTGATCGGTTTCTATATCCTCTTCTTAGCTTTTACTTGGATGGTATCAAAGCGGATGAGCGAATCAATTGCCGCTCCTCTATCTCAAATCAGAAATATGTTTAACAAGATGAGTTCGGGTAACTTCGATGTTTCTCATGAACAATTTAACCTCAAAGAGTTAAATGACACTGCCAATGCAACCATAATAATGGGCGGTCGATTAGGTAAATTAACGAATGAGCTGAAAACCGCAAAGATAGAGGCTGAAGAAGCGAATATTGCTAAGAGCCAGTTTATTTCTAATATCAGTCATGAAATCAGAACGCCGATGAATTCGATCTTGGCCTTGTCAGATATGTTACTGGCGAGCAATGTTAATCGTGATCAACAAGACTCTCTGACTAGGATTAAAAAATCTGGTGAGCATTTACTCTTAGTGATTAATGATGTTTTAGATTTATCAAAGATTGAATCTGGGCACCTAAATATTGAAAAAATCCCTTTCAGTATTTACTCGATTGCACAAGATGTGTATGAGCTGTTTGAAGCAAAAGTCACCACCAAAGGTCTGGGTTTCCACTTTGATGTAGAAGAAAAGATTCCAACTTTGATCGGCGATCCGTTGCGCATCAAGCAAGTTTTACTCAATTTTATCAGCAACTCCGTTAAGTTTACGGCTCAGGGTGACATCAATATCCACATTTATGTTACTGCGACTCTAGTCGGTAAGAAGAAAGTCCGTATCGAAGTAAAAGATACAGGGATCGGTTTAACGAACGAAGAACAACAAAAAATCTTCGAAAGCTTTCAACAGGCTGATGCTTCAACCACTCGAAAATACGGTGGTACTGGCTTAGGCCTGACAATCTCTAGAAGTATCGCTCAATTGATGGACGGTGAGATCGGCGTTGATAGTAAGACAGGAGAAGGGAGTACATTTTGGTTCGAAGTTACCTTAGATACGAGTTTTGATATCAATCCTGAGCAACATAACAATTCAATGCGTCTAAGCAATCTTGACTACAAATCTAAGCTTCAAGAGTCAGATGCTGAAATATTGGAAGAAGTCGATTTAGAAATGCTAATTGAAAAACTTAACTGTCTGAATCAACTGTTAAATGATAACAATCTTGCTGCTGAAGATTACTTCCTACAGCAAAAAGCTTACTTCGACAAAGTTGTGCCAAATTGCAGTAACCAGTTGGCAGCGTTCATTTCTAGTTGCGACTATACCAGTGCACTTGTCGCTACGGACAGAATTGAAAAATCTCTAAAAGAGAAAGGGTTATTAAACAACGATTGTTGTTAA